From Vibrio tritonius, the proteins below share one genomic window:
- a CDS encoding polysaccharide lyase family protein: protein MKPLKRQYPFIALGFMIASSSVLADVTLSQSGDKITMSNDQLSITINTTGANVTDIHPAGGINLVENLSALHADPANVKTFYLDYHTGVSGGGKSFVPTDYQVVSQSNSQVHIMFTGADDAYLELEYHFILRDGMSGIYSYVVAKNPHDTTQRVAELRTVYRFDARVMDTVFNGKHSATPLLYAQLDELTKIQDETWQLNDGTYYSKYDLANYTREAPFWGVYGGGYGAWMIPASHDYYPGDPQMQELIVHQDGIALNYLTGAHLGSPDMQAPSGWEKLYGPWLVYINQGTVSQMRKDAARQTQRERQQWPYRWMNDDRYPLERSSLSGSIKSKYPVELVLTSATGEDFDTETLGYSYSVKPDKKGRFTLKHIRPGDYQLTAYPISGPQTGAVIKKALTISGKHQTIKLVAARWKRHVLWQIGQSNRRADEFALAHEDRNYRWKEQVPENLTYTIGKSRAHRDWYYAQTQVGGSWNVDFKLRHARSARLDVAFAAASNSGMTDPTTPTVDVLVNGKSVTTLAYENDKAIYRSALQSGRYHRASITIPANLLKRGKNQISFKLEGGAVMYDTIVLSQGR from the coding sequence ATGAAACCATTAAAACGACAATACCCATTCATTGCGTTGGGGTTCATGATTGCCAGCAGCTCAGTACTTGCTGACGTCACCCTATCTCAATCAGGTGATAAGATCACCATGAGTAATGATCAACTTTCAATAACCATTAACACCACAGGTGCAAATGTCACGGATATTCACCCCGCAGGAGGCATTAACTTAGTTGAAAACCTCTCTGCCCTGCACGCAGATCCCGCTAACGTAAAAACCTTTTATTTGGATTACCATACGGGCGTGAGCGGCGGTGGTAAAAGCTTTGTTCCCACAGACTATCAAGTAGTGAGCCAATCAAACTCTCAAGTGCACATCATGTTTACTGGTGCCGATGATGCCTATTTAGAGCTTGAGTATCACTTTATTTTGCGTGACGGTATGTCAGGTATCTACAGTTATGTGGTGGCTAAAAATCCCCATGACACCACACAACGTGTTGCTGAACTGCGCACCGTATATCGCTTTGATGCGCGAGTGATGGATACGGTATTTAACGGCAAGCACTCCGCCACTCCCCTACTTTATGCCCAACTCGATGAGCTGACCAAAATTCAAGACGAAACGTGGCAGCTTAATGACGGTACCTATTACAGCAAATACGATTTAGCCAATTACACTCGTGAAGCGCCTTTTTGGGGCGTCTACGGCGGTGGATATGGCGCTTGGATGATTCCAGCGAGTCACGATTACTACCCCGGCGACCCGCAAATGCAAGAATTGATTGTCCATCAAGATGGTATTGCACTGAACTACTTAACGGGCGCGCACTTGGGCAGCCCTGATATGCAAGCCCCTTCCGGCTGGGAAAAGCTTTATGGGCCTTGGTTGGTTTACATCAATCAAGGAACGGTTTCTCAAATGCGAAAAGATGCGGCACGCCAAACCCAGCGCGAACGTCAACAGTGGCCCTATCGCTGGATGAATGATGATCGTTACCCACTCGAACGTAGCTCCCTTTCTGGTTCAATCAAGTCAAAATACCCTGTTGAATTAGTGCTTACTTCTGCCACGGGAGAAGACTTTGATACCGAAACTCTAGGCTATTCCTACTCAGTAAAACCCGATAAAAAGGGGCGCTTCACACTAAAACATATTCGCCCAGGCGACTATCAGCTCACCGCTTACCCAATCTCTGGACCACAAACCGGAGCTGTGATTAAAAAAGCATTGACCATCTCAGGCAAACATCAAACCATCAAGCTTGTCGCAGCGCGATGGAAACGGCACGTACTCTGGCAAATTGGACAATCGAACCGTCGTGCAGACGAATTTGCCCTTGCTCATGAAGATCGCAACTACCGTTGGAAAGAACAAGTTCCTGAAAATCTCACCTATACCATTGGGAAAAGCCGCGCTCACCGAGATTGGTATTACGCGCAAACTCAAGTCGGCGGCAGTTGGAATGTCGACTTCAAACTTCGCCACGCTCGCTCGGCACGGTTAGATGTGGCATTTGCGGCCGCCAGCAACAGTGGCATGACGGATCCAACCACTCCCACAGTGGATGTGTTAGTCAATGGTAAGAGTGTGACCACACTCGCTTACGAAAATGATAAAGCCATCTACCGCAGCGCATTGCAAAGTGGACGTTATCACCGCGCATCCATAACCATTCCGGCCAATCTGTTGAAAAGAGGGAAAAACCAAATCAGCTTTAAACTTGAAGGGGGCGCTGTCATGTACGATACCATTGTGTTATCCCAAGGGAGATAG
- a CDS encoding AEC family transporter, producing the protein MFAAFISAILPVMVIALVGAFLSKRTAYLDDPNLPKLVLNVGMPTLLLHSMLGTHIDFLGMGKLVLASVLALAAMVLVTLIVLKIMKLDRRYYLPILVNPNTGNLGIPIAYALLGSDGLAGAVIISSIIEISHFTLGIGMMSGTFNPRRLLANPPVIALIIGAIILGLGIPVPEFVVRIFDMLGSITVPIMLLMLGRSLAHMKVHEAHWGRLSLLALYRPALGFAMAFGAATLLGLSPLHMSNLLIACSMPVAVLNYIFATRFNGPVNEVAGLTFLTLPTAFIALIFIKMFFIGS; encoded by the coding sequence ATGTTTGCCGCATTTATATCGGCGATTTTGCCGGTGATGGTCATTGCGTTGGTTGGGGCTTTCCTCAGCAAACGTACCGCCTATCTTGACGACCCCAATTTGCCTAAATTAGTGCTTAATGTTGGTATGCCAACGTTGTTGTTGCACTCAATGCTCGGAACTCACATCGATTTTCTTGGGATGGGCAAACTGGTACTTGCATCGGTTTTAGCATTGGCTGCGATGGTGCTAGTCACATTAATCGTACTTAAAATCATGAAATTGGATCGACGCTATTATTTGCCTATTTTGGTCAATCCTAATACAGGTAATTTGGGTATTCCTATCGCGTATGCCTTGCTAGGAAGTGATGGGCTTGCTGGCGCAGTGATCATTTCGTCGATTATTGAAATCAGCCATTTTACCTTAGGCATTGGTATGATGTCGGGCACTTTTAACCCGCGTCGGTTGTTGGCAAATCCCCCCGTCATTGCGCTGATTATCGGTGCGATTATTCTTGGTTTAGGTATCCCAGTTCCAGAGTTTGTGGTGCGCATATTTGATATGCTGGGCAGTATTACTGTGCCAATTATGTTGTTGATGTTAGGTCGTTCTTTGGCACACATGAAAGTGCATGAAGCACACTGGGGAAGGCTCTCTCTGTTGGCGTTATATCGTCCGGCTCTTGGTTTTGCCATGGCATTCGGCGCCGCAACCTTGTTGGGTTTATCTCCATTGCACATGAGCAATTTGTTGATTGCTTGTTCTATGCCCGTGGCGGTGTTGAACTATATTTTTGCTACACGTTTTAACGGCCCCGTTAATGAAGTGGCAGGCTTGACGTTCTTAACCTTACCAACAGCGTTTATTGCACTGATTTTTATCAAGATGTTTTTTATTGGTAGTTGA
- a CDS encoding aspartate aminotransferase family protein, translated as MVVRSTIMDTNSFRAEHAQALDSHTRSLTDKRAKLLGESYRLFYRRPVHLVKGQGQYLWDANGDKYLDVYNNVASIGHCHPAVIEAVNHQMQQLNTHTRYLHERILDYSEEILRTMPSAVNKAMYMCTGSEANDLAIRIAQAYSGGTGIIVTQEAYHGTSQLTSGASPALGSGQPLAPTTRLVAPPDHYRLAGQDVGLWFAQQIQAQIDDMKANGIQFAGFLADSIFSSDGVLPGEAGFLRAAIDVVHKNGGIFIADEVQPGFARTGEAFWGFARHGIVPDVVTTGKPMGNGIPISGLFAQDHVLAAFSDQIPYFNTFGGNPVAMAAAQAVLNVIREEDLQRHSLDIGLQLKKELQTLQEKYECVGDVRGAGLFIGFELVTDKESKNPNKALALDLIERLRDKKVLTSVAGPHGNVLKLRPPLAFQAQDIDWLVGALDESLHELTL; from the coding sequence ATGGTCGTACGCTCAACTATTATGGACACCAATAGCTTTCGCGCCGAACACGCCCAAGCTCTCGATTCACACACTCGCTCATTAACGGATAAACGCGCTAAATTACTTGGCGAATCCTACCGCCTCTTTTATCGTCGTCCCGTGCATTTGGTCAAAGGCCAAGGCCAATATTTGTGGGATGCCAACGGCGACAAATATCTCGATGTGTATAACAATGTCGCAAGTATTGGTCACTGCCACCCTGCAGTTATTGAAGCAGTTAACCACCAAATGCAACAACTCAATACCCACACTCGCTATCTGCATGAACGTATTTTGGATTACAGCGAAGAGATCCTGCGTACTATGCCATCGGCAGTCAATAAAGCGATGTACATGTGTACAGGATCTGAAGCCAACGATTTAGCCATTCGAATTGCGCAAGCCTATTCTGGCGGCACCGGAATTATCGTTACCCAAGAAGCCTATCACGGCACAAGTCAGCTCACCTCTGGCGCTTCACCTGCTTTGGGCTCTGGTCAACCGCTCGCTCCGACCACCCGGTTAGTGGCACCGCCGGATCATTATCGTTTAGCAGGCCAAGATGTCGGCTTATGGTTTGCCCAGCAGATCCAAGCACAGATTGATGATATGAAAGCCAACGGCATTCAGTTCGCGGGCTTTTTGGCCGACTCTATCTTCTCTTCCGATGGCGTATTGCCGGGTGAAGCAGGATTCTTACGAGCAGCGATTGATGTTGTCCATAAAAATGGCGGTATCTTCATTGCCGATGAAGTTCAACCTGGCTTTGCTCGTACCGGCGAAGCGTTTTGGGGCTTTGCTCGTCATGGTATTGTTCCAGATGTTGTGACTACAGGTAAACCTATGGGTAATGGCATTCCTATTTCTGGGCTGTTTGCTCAAGACCATGTATTAGCAGCTTTCAGCGATCAGATTCCGTATTTCAATACCTTTGGCGGTAACCCTGTAGCGATGGCTGCAGCGCAAGCCGTGCTCAATGTGATTCGTGAAGAGGATCTGCAACGACATAGTCTTGATATCGGTTTACAATTGAAAAAAGAGCTACAAACCCTGCAAGAGAAATACGAATGTGTTGGTGATGTTCGCGGTGCAGGTCTCTTTATCGGCTTTGAACTGGTGACAGATAAAGAGAGTAAAAATCCCAACAAAGCATTAGCTCTGGATTTGATTGAGCGTCTGCGTGATAAAAAAGTGCTAACCTCAGTGGCAGGTCCACACGGTAACGTATTGAAACTGCGTCCACCATTGGCATTCCAAGCCCAAGATATTGACTGGTTAGTAGGCGCATTGGATGAATCTCTGCACGAACTTACGCTATAA
- a CDS encoding GNAT family N-acetyltransferase, with amino-acid sequence MALYFKPIDVDQDSHYCTQFRRDSYFCSFGHYQGVEESLHNYPERILARQQDKRWHFWHVWSDEGDESGCTLVGQLDFRDFSDYPETGYVHLMYIAPEHRSTQVAAEMEAFLKTQLKSCGCRYAILSVAQRNLRAIRHYQKHGWQYWKANPKHTEPFDFFRCEL; translated from the coding sequence ATGGCACTTTATTTCAAACCCATCGACGTTGACCAAGATAGTCACTATTGCACTCAATTTCGCCGCGATTCTTATTTCTGCAGCTTCGGCCATTATCAAGGCGTAGAAGAAAGCCTTCATAACTACCCCGAGCGTATTCTTGCTCGACAACAGGATAAGCGCTGGCATTTCTGGCATGTATGGAGTGATGAAGGCGATGAATCAGGCTGCACATTAGTTGGCCAACTCGATTTTCGTGACTTTAGTGATTATCCAGAGACTGGGTATGTCCACCTTATGTATATTGCCCCCGAGCATCGCAGTACCCAAGTGGCTGCAGAGATGGAGGCATTTCTAAAAACTCAGTTAAAGAGTTGTGGCTGTCGCTATGCTATCTTATCGGTTGCTCAAAGGAACCTTCGTGCAATACGCCACTATCAAAAACACGGTTGGCAATATTGGAAGGCCAATCCCAAGCATACTGAACCCTTTGATTTTTTCCGTTGTGAATTATAA
- a CDS encoding FAD:protein FMN transferase: protein MNKQGVTSKLRRNLFVAAIASGTLLGCNQPPEIQKVEGYAQGTTYHISWWSDKAVDTETVQAQFKEKLNQIDKELSTYRDDSYISEFNKSTSTDWQSASEDFIHLIQVARMVNRDTQGCYDPTVTPLFKLWGFQKGTLEVPSAEKIAAVKKELGLDKIQIDTRTMRIRKTMPHVQLDFSSMGEGYTIGKLSSILESDGITNYLVEFGGDMKIRGHKPKGQKWRVAIERPIPADEGVEAYRIVTINNEKGVTLDTSGTYHHSFDAQGKKYSHILDPRTGAPVTHELVSASVFGDDPEISDAWATAMLCLGPKVGKAVALRKNLEVFFIEGDKDHPTSFMSEALSKSKRVTFDQTAK from the coding sequence ATGAATAAACAAGGTGTAACCTCAAAACTTCGCCGCAATCTTTTCGTCGCAGCTATCGCGAGTGGCACTCTTCTGGGCTGTAATCAACCACCAGAAATTCAGAAAGTAGAAGGATATGCTCAGGGCACAACTTACCACATTAGCTGGTGGTCTGATAAAGCTGTTGATACCGAAACCGTCCAAGCGCAATTTAAAGAGAAACTTAACCAAATCGACAAAGAGCTGTCGACTTACCGTGACGACTCGTACATTTCGGAATTTAATAAAAGCACCAGTACGGATTGGCAATCTGCCTCAGAGGATTTTATCCATTTGATTCAAGTTGCGCGTATGGTGAACCGTGATACACAAGGGTGCTACGATCCTACCGTTACTCCGTTATTTAAACTGTGGGGGTTCCAAAAAGGAACGTTAGAAGTGCCATCGGCAGAAAAGATCGCGGCAGTAAAAAAAGAGCTGGGTTTAGATAAGATTCAAATTGATACCCGCACTATGCGCATTCGTAAAACCATGCCGCATGTGCAGTTAGATTTCTCGTCAATGGGCGAGGGCTACACCATAGGTAAATTGAGCAGTATTCTTGAATCTGACGGTATCACCAACTATTTAGTGGAATTTGGTGGTGATATGAAAATTCGTGGTCATAAACCAAAAGGTCAAAAATGGCGTGTTGCAATTGAGCGACCTATTCCAGCCGATGAAGGCGTTGAAGCTTATCGTATTGTGACTATCAATAATGAAAAGGGCGTGACTCTCGATACATCAGGTACTTACCATCACTCATTTGATGCTCAAGGTAAAAAGTACTCCCACATCCTTGACCCTCGTACCGGTGCGCCCGTAACGCACGAATTGGTGTCTGCTTCTGTGTTTGGTGACGATCCGGAAATTAGCGATGCCTGGGCAACAGCGATGCTGTGTTTGGGGCCTAAAGTGGGTAAAGCGGTTGCATTACGTAAGAACCTTGAAGTGTTCTTTATTGAAGGCGATAAAGATCACCCAACCAGCTTTATGAGCGAAGCGTTATCAAAATCAAAACGTGTTACGTTTGATCAAACGGCGAAATAA
- a CDS encoding DUF4144 family protein encodes MKTINKIIWPAVIHLSGDDELIAVADEDTLVPLLGWRYTEQDRLIDADGRCFVLTPELGFANHSISVNEASELVQKHTFNEGQVCVTKIFFNTIKDAWRAI; translated from the coding sequence ATGAAAACCATTAACAAGATTATCTGGCCGGCAGTCATTCATCTATCTGGAGACGATGAACTGATTGCTGTTGCTGATGAAGATACCTTAGTCCCTCTATTGGGGTGGCGATATACCGAACAAGACCGTTTAATTGATGCTGATGGGCGGTGCTTTGTGCTCACGCCTGAGTTGGGTTTTGCCAATCATAGCATTTCTGTCAATGAAGCCAGTGAATTAGTACAAAAACATACGTTTAATGAAGGACAAGTTTGCGTTACCAAGATCTTCTTCAACACAATTAAAGACGCTTGGCGTGCGATTTAG
- a CDS encoding HD domain-containing protein has product MNRKARDFAVQFHGGQKYGSDPYVNHLNAVAILCLPFGTDATTVAYLHDVVEDTPATLDDVRKRFGPFIASCVEILTDKPGATRQERKSKTYERMSHVAGREKLALIVKAADRLANLRMCTVTRDEDRLSMYRGEHPQFFQCAYRKGLCDDFWQEMSRLLDIEWAPPL; this is encoded by the coding sequence ATGAATCGTAAAGCGCGGGATTTTGCTGTCCAATTTCATGGTGGGCAAAAATATGGTTCTGACCCTTATGTGAATCACCTTAATGCGGTCGCCATTCTCTGTTTGCCTTTCGGTACTGATGCAACAACGGTCGCTTATTTGCATGACGTGGTAGAAGATACACCAGCCACATTAGATGATGTCCGCAAGCGCTTTGGCCCTTTTATTGCCAGTTGTGTTGAGATCTTAACCGACAAGCCCGGAGCGACTCGACAAGAACGCAAGTCTAAAACGTACGAGCGCATGTCTCATGTGGCAGGACGAGAAAAATTGGCTCTCATTGTTAAGGCCGCGGATCGCTTGGCGAATCTGCGTATGTGCACCGTTACTCGAGATGAAGATCGGCTGTCGATGTATCGAGGCGAGCACCCACAGTTTTTTCAATGTGCTTATCGTAAAGGACTATGTGACGATTTTTGGCAAGAAATGTCACGTTTACTCGATATTGAATGGGCTCCCCCATTGTGA